From a region of the Phragmites australis chromosome 21, lpPhrAust1.1, whole genome shotgun sequence genome:
- the LOC133903641 gene encoding NDR1/HIN1-like protein 6, with product MADHQRIHPVDLEAGQRPSAPLVPGGSFRSDKGDPAQRADHQQRTRGHGYLPPPPRLVAPPVPLPPPKRRRGCCCRFLCCIVVTVVVLAVLAAAAVGALYLAFDPKAPRYSVDRLSVSAFQVDPMMTARARFDVTVTAVNPNARIGIYYEAGSSLSVWYESYSLAQGALPAFYQGHRNTTVLALAMGGEVQLGSVVMTALQDAQRTGAVPLVFRADVPVRVELGSFKLWKVTSKVRCDLVVDRLMDVNSPIKIKASNCKFSLKL from the coding sequence ATGGCGGATCACCAGAGGATCCACCCGGTGGACCTGGAGGCCGGGCAGAGGCCGTCGGCGCCGCTGGTGCCGGGGGGCTCGTTCCGGTCGGACAAGGGCGACCCGGCGCAGCGCGCGGACCACCAACAACGAACGCGGGGCCACGGCtacctgccgccgccgccgcgcctcgTAGCGCCACCGGTGCCGCTGCCACCGCCGAAGCGGCGCCGCGGGTGCTGTTGCCGATTCCTCTGCTGCATAGTGGTGACCGTCGTCGTGCTCGCCGTGCTCGCCGCGGCGGCTGTCGGCGCGCTGTACCTGGCGTTCGACCCCAAGGCGCCCCGGTACTCGGTGGACCGCCTCTCCGTCTCCGCGTTCCAGGTCGACCCCATGATGACGGCGCGGGCCCGGTTCGACGTGACCGTGACGGCGGTGAACCCGAACGCGCGCATCGGCATCTACTACGAGGCCGGGTCCAGCCTGAGCGTGTGGTACGAGTCCTACAGCCTGGCCCAGGGCGCGCTGCCGGCGTTCTACCAGGGCCACCGCAACACGACGGTGCTGGCCCTGGCAATGGGCGGGGAGGTGCAGCTCGGGAGCGTGGTGATGACCGCGCTGCAGGACGCGCAGCGGACGGGCGCCGTGCCGCTGGTGTTCCGCGCCGACGTGCCGGTCCGGGTGGAGCTCGGCAGCTTCAAGCTGTGGAAGGTGACGTCCAAGGTGCGGTGCGACCTCGTCGTGGACAGGCTCATGGATGTGAACAGCCCCATCAAGATCAAGGCCAGCAACTGCAAGTTCAGCTTGAAGCTGTGA
- the LOC133904092 gene encoding uncharacterized protein LOC133904092 isoform X1, with protein sequence MKLHVATVASLLALAAAATAGAVTFDATNTASNTPGGQRFDQAVGLDYAKQVLSDASTFIWNTFNQPSPADRKPVDAVTLVVEDIGGVAFTSNNGIHLSAQYVGGYSGDVKTEVTGVLYHEATHVWQWNGQGQANGGLIEGIADFVRLKAGYAPGHWVQPGQGDRWDQGYDVTARFLDYCDSLKPGFVALLNAKMKDGYTDDFFAQILGKTVQQLWQDYKAKYGG encoded by the exons ATGAAGCTTCACGTCGCCACGGTCGCTTCCCTCCTGGCTCTGGCCGCGGCCGCGACGGCCGGCGCCGTCACGTTCGACGCGACGAACACGGCGTCCAACACCCCCGGCGGGCAGCGGTTCGACCAGGCCGTCGGCCTCGACTACGCGAAGCAGGTCCTGTCCGACGCGTCCACCTTCATCTGGAACACCTTCAACCAGCCCAGCCCCGCCGACCGCAAGCCCGTCGACGCGGTCACCCTTGTCGTCGAGGACATCGGCGGCGTGGCCTTCACCAGCAACAACGGCATCCACCTCAGCGCCCAGTACGTCGGCGGCTACTCCGGCGACGTCAAGACCGAG GTGACTGGTGTGCTGTACCACGAGGCAACACACGTGTGGCAGTGGAACGGGCAGGGGCAGGCGAACGGCGGCCTCATCGAGGGCATCGCCGACTTCGTGAGGCTGAAGGCGGGATACGCGCCGGGGCACTGGGTGCAGCCGGGCCAAGGGGACCGGTGGGATCAGGGGTACGACGTCACGGCGAGGTTCCTGGACTACTGCGACTCGCTCAAGCCAGGGTTCGTCGCGCTGCTCAACGCCAAGATGAAGGATGGGTACACCGACGATTTCTTCGCTCAGATACTGGGGAAGACCGTGCAGCAGCTGTGGCAGGACTACAAGGCCAAGTACGGAGGCTGA
- the LOC133904092 gene encoding uncharacterized protein LOC133904092 isoform X2, whose amino-acid sequence MKLHVATVASLLALAAAATAGAVTFDATNTASNTPGGQRFDQAVGLDYAKQVLSDASTFIWNTFNQPSPADRKPVDAVTLVVEDIGGVAFTSNNGIHLSAQYVGGYSGDVKTEGQANGGLIEGIADFVRLKAGYAPGHWVQPGQGDRWDQGYDVTARFLDYCDSLKPGFVALLNAKMKDGYTDDFFAQILGKTVQQLWQDYKAKYGG is encoded by the exons ATGAAGCTTCACGTCGCCACGGTCGCTTCCCTCCTGGCTCTGGCCGCGGCCGCGACGGCCGGCGCCGTCACGTTCGACGCGACGAACACGGCGTCCAACACCCCCGGCGGGCAGCGGTTCGACCAGGCCGTCGGCCTCGACTACGCGAAGCAGGTCCTGTCCGACGCGTCCACCTTCATCTGGAACACCTTCAACCAGCCCAGCCCCGCCGACCGCAAGCCCGTCGACGCGGTCACCCTTGTCGTCGAGGACATCGGCGGCGTGGCCTTCACCAGCAACAACGGCATCCACCTCAGCGCCCAGTACGTCGGCGGCTACTCCGGCGACGTCAAGACCGAG GGGCAGGCGAACGGCGGCCTCATCGAGGGCATCGCCGACTTCGTGAGGCTGAAGGCGGGATACGCGCCGGGGCACTGGGTGCAGCCGGGCCAAGGGGACCGGTGGGATCAGGGGTACGACGTCACGGCGAGGTTCCTGGACTACTGCGACTCGCTCAAGCCAGGGTTCGTCGCGCTGCTCAACGCCAAGATGAAGGATGGGTACACCGACGATTTCTTCGCTCAGATACTGGGGAAGACCGTGCAGCAGCTGTGGCAGGACTACAAGGCCAAGTACGGAGGCTGA
- the LOC133903760 gene encoding putative ripening-related protein 4, translated as MANRKMLAVLALLQVLSLHVHGVSAAGKPKHRAGTCHISGFLHGKAGKCNKKNGSDCCVEGHKYPQFRCSPPVSAKTPATLTLNSFAKGADGGGPSFCDNRFHKDSELVVALSSGWLRLDGTRRCGKMVRVHGNGRSVLAKVVDECDSVSGCDTEHNFEPPCPNNIVDGSPAVWKALGLKESIGEFKVTWSDVCRASGYLPGRSGNCEKSNDPDCCVDGKKYPQYHCSPPVTSSTGAVLTLNSFEKGKDGGGPSECDNSYHSDGEMVVALSTGWFNNMARCGHRIKVTANGNSVYAKVVDECDSVHGCDDEHNYEAPCDNNIVDASPAVWDALGLDQSIGEQDITWSDE; from the exons ATGGCTAACAGGAAGATGTTAGCGGTGCTTGCACTCCTGCAGGTCCTGTCCCTCCACGTCCATGGCGTCTCTGCGGCCGGCAAGCCGAAGCACAGGGCCGGCACCTGCCACATCAGCGGCTTCCTCCACGGCAAGGCCGGCAAGTGCAACAAGAAGAACGGCTCCGACTGCTGCGTCGAGGGCCACAAGTACCCGCAGTTCAGGTGCTCGCCCCCGGTGTCCGCCAAGACGCCGGCGACCCTGACACTGAACAGCTTCGCTAAGGGGGCCGACGGCGGGGGGCCATCGTTCTGCGACAACCGGTTCCACAAGGACAGCGAGCTAGTGGTCGCGCTGTCCTCCGGGTGGCTGCGGCTCGACGGCACGCGCCGGTGCGGCAAGATGGTCCGCGTCCACGGGAACGGGAGGTCCGTGCTGGCGAAGGTCGTCGACGAGTGCGACTCGGTGAGCGGCTGTGATACGGAGCACAACTTCGAGCCGCCGTGCCCCAACAACATCGTGGACGGGTCGCCGGCGGTGTGGAAGGCGCTGGGCCTGAAGGAGAGCATCGGAGAGTTCAAGGTTACTTGGTCCGA TGTCTGCCGTGCCAGCGGCTACCTCCCTGGCAGGTCCGGCAACTGCGAGAAGAGCAACGACCCGGACTGCTGCGTCGACGGCAAGAAGTACCCTCAGTACCACTGCTCCCCACCGGTGACATCAAGCACCGGAGCCGTGCTGACGCTGAACAGCTTCGAGAAGGGCAAGGACGGCGGCGGCCCGTCGGAGTGCGACAACTCCTACCACAGCGACGGGGAGATGGTCGTCGCCCTGTCCACTGGCTGGTTCAACAACATGGCTCGTTGTGGACACCGCATCAAGGTGACTGCAAATGGTAACTCCGTGTACGCCAAGGTCGTGGATGAGTGCGACTCCGTGCATGGCTGTGATGACGAGCACAACTACGAGGCTCCCTGCGACAACAACATCGTTGATGCTTCACCGGCAGTGTGGGACGCCCTGGGGCTTGACCAGAGCATTGGTGAGCAGGACATCACCTGGTCTGATGAGTGA